Part of the Kordiimonas pumila genome is shown below.
TCGTTTCATGCACCTGAATATTATGCATTACAGGTCTATTCTACGATTTTAGGCGGGGGTATGTCTTCTCGTTTATTCCAGGAAGTAAGGGAACATAGGGGGCTTGCCTACTCTGTTTACAGTTTTACAAGTAGCCACAAAGAAACCGGCATTCTAGGTATTTATGCAGGCACTGGCCCTGAAATGGCAGCAGGCTTAATGCCGGTCATAAAACAGGAAATGGAAAGTTTGTGTAAAGGCCCAGAAGAGGGTGAGTTTTTATCGGCAAAAGCGCAGTTAAAGGCAAGCTTGATGATGGGGCTGGAAGCGACAACTTCGAGAATGGAGCAATTGGGGCGCCAATTGCTTATTTTTGATCGAATAATTTCTACATCTGAGATGATCTCTAATGTAGAAGGGGTAACGGTAGATCAGGTCTCCAAAGTATCTGATGATATTTTTTCTTGCTCTAATTCTTCAATTGCCATCGTTGGGGATGGAGAATTAGGTAACTTTACTTAAATTTTAATACTTTGTTAATAAATTATCCTATACCTTCGCTTGCACAAGTGTGAAATGCAAACTGTTAAGACAGTAGACCAAGCATCATTTCATTAGGGGGTAAGTTTGTTAAGTTCTGAAATATGTCAATTTCTGACGTATTGGCAGTCCTTGGGTGGTGGCAGCAAGGTGCCAGCACGCAGTATGCTTGATTTACGCCAATTAACCCAGATTTTGCCGTGGATGTATATTCTGGAAATGTCGCCTGATGGTGCCATTAGATACCGATTGGCTGGATCAGCCATTGAGGCGGCTGTTGGTTGTGGTATGGCCGGAAAAATATACAGCGATGTTTTTTCTGAGCGTGTACACGCAAAAGTAATTGAAGAGCTTTTCGCGGTTAGCCTTGTACAGGGCTGCGGCGTTTTAAGAACTGGTAAATTTTCTCTCGATAATAGCTCGCTCTATAACCTTGAAACATTAACCCTGCCTTTTAGTGATGCCCGTGCTATGGGCGGGATTATATTGGTGGGTGTTATGTGCCCGTTTGAATATGATAATGATGCTTTTGTAGATAAGTGGGGAGCTCTTAATGAAAGTATTGAACAGGTTTATATTGTTCCATCTCCCAGAATTGTTACCTATTCAAACTTGACTAAACGGGTATCGGACGGGCTTGATGCAATCAACGTGCAATTACGGATTGTTAATTTAAAGAAAATTTTAGAAATAAACTCACTCGGTACCCACCGAGATTATACGGACGTTCCTTCTCATTCGGTTGAGTATTTTGCAGGTAAAACAGAGTATATTGTGAACTGATCAGGCGTGCCCTGCATCAGAAGACAACATGGAAATGTCGATACCAAGCATAGCCATTGTACGGGGCCATTTTTGTTCAAGCTCGGTATAGAAAATAATTTCTTCTTCAGCCTCTGCTGTGAGCCAGACGTTTGCTTGAATTTCATGTTCTAGTTGGCCTGCACCCCAACCGGCATATCCGAGAGCAACAAGACAGTGCAGAGGGCCGCGCCCATCAGCAATAGCTTTCAAAATATCTACTGTTGCGGTTAGAGCTAATGTTTCACTGATAACAAGAGTGCTATCTTGTACAAAGTCAGCAGAATGCAAAACAAACCCCCTGCCGGGTTCTACTGGCCCGCCAGTGTGGATGAGGACTTCGTGATCAGGTGCGTTCGCTTCAATCTCAAGATGGCGCAGAAGGGCATCAAAGTTAAGCGAATCATGTACTTTATTGATTACTAAACCCATAGCACCAGAGCTATCATGTGAGCATACATATATCACGCTACGGTCAAACCGGGGGTCGTTCATACCGGGCATGGCGAGCAATAAGTTACCGTCAAGGTAGGTGGAAGATGTCACGTAGTTATACCCTCGCTTTCTTACATAAGTGTAGCCTGTTCGTATTATTTGCGCAATGGCCAGGCGTGAAAGGCATGATTAAAGCTACTTAACAGAATTGTGAAAAAAGGCGATTGGCTTCTCACTGGAGAGGCTGGTACATATATCTTCTATGATATGGAGAGTTTGGTGAAAGCTTTTAGCAAAATAATTGTGTTGCTTGTGTGCGTGAGTAATGCTGCATTTGGCGCAGAGTCTCAGTGGCAAGATCATGAAGGTATTGTCCAAACCCGGATTATAACGGCAACGGACAGTCTTTCTGATAAAGGCCAAGTTTTAATGGGGTGGGAGGCTAGACTGGCTTCTGGATGGAAAACCTATTGGCGGTCCCCGGGCGAAGCAGGCCTGCCGGTCAGAGTTTTTGTTGATGGTAATGAGCAAGAAATTCTTTATCCTTATCCTGAGCGTTTCGATCTTTTTGGACTTGAAACTTATGGGTATAGTGACCGTGTTTTGTTGCCCTTCAGAATTTCAAAGATGGTCTCTTCGGGTACTGTGATACAAGCTGACTTTATGGTTTGTAAGGAAGTGTGCATACCTTTTAAAAGTACATATCAACTCGAGAACCAAGATGCAGGTGATCATGATATTATTCTTAAAAACTGGCTTCAGAAAGTGCCTGTGCAGGAAAACTCAGACCAAACTGGCCTGATTATCGATAGTGTCAAGGTTATGGGCCCCGTTGGCAGACAGAAACTTGTGGTTGATCTTACAGGGCAAAAACAGCTGACATCAGCGGATATTCTAGTCGAGGCAGGGGAAAGCTTTCATTTTGGCAAGCCTGCTGTACGGCTCCTTGAAAACGGTACGAAGGCTAGGCTTGTGCTGGGGGGCATGTCAGCAAGTGGTGCGCCTGATTTGCGTGGGCAAGTTTTACGCTTAACGGCTACTGATGGTCATGGCGTCACAATTGATAAGACAATTGGACCGCTTTCCAAATAAGGCTTGCGCCTGTTTTGAAGGTGCGTATCCTGCAGGCCTGAATAGTAGAAAATTTTTGACAGGGGATAATGATGACAATTAAAGTTGGTGACAAGTTGCCTTCAGCAACACTTACAACAATGACAGCAGATGGCCCGGCCCCTATAAAAACAGATGAGTTTTTTGCAGGCAGAAAGGTTGTTGTGTTTTCTGTGCCTGGTGCCTTTACACCAACATGTTCTGCAAAACACTTGCCGGGTTTTATTGAGAAAGCGGCGGACATTAAAGCCAAAGGCGTGGATGAAATTGCCTGTTTTGCAGTCAATGATGTGTTTGTGATGAATGCGTGGGGTAAAAGCGCAGGCGCCGAAGGTACTGTTACTATGTTGGCAGACGGCAGCTGTGCTTTCACAAAAGCACTAGGTCTTGAGATGGATGCTTCTGGTTTTGGGATGGGTATCCGCTCAAAACGCTTCTCCATGATAGCCGAGGATGGAAAAGTAACAGCTCTCAATGTTGAAGAACCGGGCGCTTTTCAGGTGTCTACTGCTGAGCATGCATTGACGCAGTTGTAGTCATTGTTACATATGGCATTGCAAAAAGGGGGGATAGTAATGCTATTCCCCCCTTTTTATTGGTGTTCTGCATCCTTATGTATAATAGTGAAGTACAAATGAAATCTGTTTTGGGGGAGATCATAGAATGTTGGAAATGGGTTCCATAATTGTTGGTTTAATTACTTTTCTTGCCATTATATTTGTTTTTTCAGCTGTTGTGACAGTAAGGCAAGGCCATAAATATACGGTGGAGCGCTTTGGTCGCTATACCCATACACTTACTCCAGGCTTTCATTTTATATTACCATTTGTCGATAGAGTTGGGCACCGGGTTAATATAATGGAGCAGGTGCTGGATATTCCAACACAGGAAGTTATAACAAAAGATAATGCTATGGTTGCGGCTGACGGCGTTGTATTTTTTCAGGTTCTTGACGCATCTCAGGCTAGCTATGAAGTGAGTAACCTGACCCTTGCTATTCTTAATCTCACTATGACAAATTTACGGACTGTTATGGGGTCGATGGATCTTGATGAACTTTTATCAAAGCGGGATGAGATTAATGCACGTTTGATGAATGTTGTTGACGGCGCAACCCAGCCTTGGGGCGTTAAAATTACCCGGATTGAAATTAAGGATATAGAGCCGCCACGGGATATTGTTGATGCAATGGCCCGGCAAATGAAGGCTGAACGTAACAAACGTGCCGCCATTCTGGAGGCGGAAGGCCTTCGGGAAGCAGAAATTATGCGTGCCGAAGGTGAGAAAAAAGCTGCTGTTTTATCGGCAGAAGGTCGCAAGGAAGCAGCTTTCAGGGATGCCGAGGCCCGGGAACGTGAAGCTGAAGCTGAGGCAAAAGCAACTGAAATGGTTTCCAAAGCTATAGCTGACGGTAACCCGCAGGCTATTAATTATTTTATTGCGCAAAAATATGTCGAGGCCCTACAGGGGTTTGCAACATCGCCAAACGAGAAGTTAGTCTTTATGCCAATGGAGGCCTCAAGCGTTATTGGTTCCATAGGCGGTATTGCCGAACTGTTTAAAGATGTAAAAGGCAATACAGGCACGGCTAAAACGACATCCAAAAGGTCAAGCGGTGTACCCTCAACGGAGTAAGGGAAATGGAAAACTTTATTTCTTGGGCGATTGAAAATGCACACTGGCTTTGGTGGGCGGCAGGGATATTACTGCTAACTGGCGAAATGGTTATTCCTGGTGTCTATCTTTTATGGCTGGGTCTTGCGGCTTCTTGCACAGGCGTGGTTGCCTGGCTAATGCCTGGCTTGGCGTTTGAAGGACATGGCCTCGTTTTTGCTGCTTTATCGGTGGTATCCATATATGTGGGGCACAAGTATTTTTATGGGGCAGGACAGACTGTTCCCGATAAGGAATTAAATACAGAAGGTAAGCGTCATATTGGTAAAATATATGAGGTTGTAGAGCCTATAAAAAACGGTAGTGGCCATGTGCAGGTTGCAGATAGCCGTTGGTTGGCGGAAGGCCCCGATGTTGCTAAAGGGGCACGGGTGAAGGTTATTTCTGTTGAAGGCACAGTTTTGGTGGTAGAACCTGTCGCGGATAAATAAGGTGTAACCTTAAGGGCTTTACCGTGGGTTTGCCCAAGGACCGTTTGACAGGAAATGCCAACCTTCATGAGTTTTGAAAGTTTTGTACAATCGAATGCTGCTGCTTGGCTTACAAGTGAGAAGCGCTTAAATCTAAACCGTTTACAAACGGAAATAGGACGGCGCATGTCTCGTAAGGGGCATGAAATTCTGTATTTTCACAGAGTGGATGACCCTTACTGTCAGCTCATGGTACAGGTTTTACCCGACCTTATTTCAAGATTTGATGTCATTGTGAAGCCTCTTGTTGTTGAGCGGTTGCCAGCAAATATGTACCCTGATCCCGCCCGGTATGAAGCTTATAGCATTCTGGATGCTACCCGTTTGGCGCGTCTTTATGGTCTTGGTTTTCCGTCGCGGGCAAAAGTGCCAGACAGGTTTGGCGTGGGTATGGCGAATCGCTATCTAGCCAGCATTCAAGGTTCACCTGACTTTTTTGCTATCGCCGAAGAAGTAGGAGCCGCTCTCTGGCGTGAGGATATCGCGTCCGTTAAACGTCTTTGTGTCGCGGCAGATATTCATGATAGCGTACTTGCTGCTAACGAGCAGTTGCTGCGGTCGTTGGGGCATTATGCTAGTGGTACACTGATTTACGGCGGTGAAATATACTTAGGCCTAGACAGAATGGACCACTTGGAACGCCGTTTGAACCGGCTTGGTATTGGTGACGGTGAGGTTCACTATGAATTAGGGCGCTTATGGCGCTATAATCTTGAGGAGCCAGAGCGTTCTGTTTCTGGAAAAACGGTTGAATTGTTTTTTTCGGTTCGTAGCCCATATAGCTATATTGCATTGCACCAAGCCTCTGAGTTTGCGGCTAAAACAGGGGTGCGTATAAAGCTGCGGCCGGTTTTGCCAATGGTTATGCGTGGTTTAGCTGTCCCACCTGCTAAGGCCCGGTATATTTTAGACGATGCAGCGCGTGAAGCGCGACTTGAGAATATACCTTTTGGCCGTATTGTTGATCCGCTTGGGGGGGCGACGAATAAAGCAATGGCTATTGGGTTTGCGCTTGCGACAGAAAATGCAGACTTTGATTTTTTCAAAGCTTTTACAAAAGCTGTATGGGCAGAAGGCATAGACGGTAATAGCGAAAAGGGGATGGCGACCATTCTTGAAAAAATAGGATTGCCATCATCACGAGCTTCTACAGTAATGCCCCTTAACATGTGGCAAGAAAAAGCTGAACGAAATCGACAGCAAATGCTGATGTATGGTAGTTGGGGTGTGCCAGCATTTCGCGTAGGGACCGAAACCCTATGGGGGCAAGACAGGTTGTGGGCAATTATGGAAGCCCTGAAGCAGTCTGCCGCAGGATGACATCGCTTTAACGGATTATTCTTGAAAAAAAAGTCAGCTTTTATAACTTCGGTTCAGCTTGGGTAAGGCTAAGGTACCCACGACTGGATTTTTAAGACTGTAGGGATAGATATGAAAAAGCAAAATAAAAGCTATTTGAGCGGCCTGAGAAGCTGCGTTTTAGCTGCAACGGTAACGTTACTCACAGCGTGTAGCGCTAATCAAGCGAGCAGCCCTGATTCTGATAAAGTGTTCATGCCAACGCTGAATACATTCAGTGCTAATCGTATTCGGGCAGATATTACGTTTCTAGCCGATGATATGTTGCTTGGCCGTGATACAGGCTCTGATGGCTATAGAATTGCAGCCAATTATGTGGCGGCTGAGTATGCTAGGCTAGGTATGATACCTGCTGGTGATGGCAACAGTTACTTTCAGGAAGTACCTTTTCAAAAAGCAAAACTGAACCACGAAAAAGCAAAACTATCAGCGATGATTGATGGTGCAGAAATCAACTTCACTTTAGGGGACGATTACCTTATGGGCGGTAGTGTGGGGAACCCGTCTGGCGCTGCCGTTGGGAGTGTTGTTTTTGTGGGTTACGGTGTTCACGCGCCTGATTTTGGCTACGACGACTTTAACGGGGTTGACCTTACAGGCAAAGTGGCGCTTGTGCTTTCTGGCGCACCCGCGTCTCTCCAGACAGAAATTAGGGCACATTACGGTTCATCATCAACAAAAGCAGAAGTGTTAAAGGCGCACGGTGCAGTGGGTATTATCACGGTGAACTCTCTAACCAATGAAAAGCGTGTTCCTTATTCACGTATGAAGGCATATTTGGACAGAGAGCAGTTCGATTGGATAAGGCCTGTTTCAGATGATGAAGCATCTGGTATAAGTGCCACAGCTTTTATAAGCCATGATACGGCAAAAAAACTGTTTGAGGGTGCTGCGCATTCTTTCGATGATGTCTTGGTATCGGCTGAAGATGGGAACGTGACTTCATTCCCCTTAAAGGCTCGTGTATCAATGGTGCGCGAAAGCATTCTAAGTGAGCCTGTTTATAGCCCGAATGTGATTGGGGTTATTGAAGGTAGCGA
Proteins encoded:
- a CDS encoding DsbA family protein, with the translated sequence MSFESFVQSNAAAWLTSEKRLNLNRLQTEIGRRMSRKGHEILYFHRVDDPYCQLMVQVLPDLISRFDVIVKPLVVERLPANMYPDPARYEAYSILDATRLARLYGLGFPSRAKVPDRFGVGMANRYLASIQGSPDFFAIAEEVGAALWREDIASVKRLCVAADIHDSVLAANEQLLRSLGHYASGTLIYGGEIYLGLDRMDHLERRLNRLGIGDGEVHYELGRLWRYNLEEPERSVSGKTVELFFSVRSPYSYIALHQASEFAAKTGVRIKLRPVLPMVMRGLAVPPAKARYILDDAAREARLENIPFGRIVDPLGGATNKAMAIGFALATENADFDFFKAFTKAVWAEGIDGNSEKGMATILEKIGLPSSRASTVMPLNMWQEKAERNRQQMLMYGSWGVPAFRVGTETLWGQDRLWAIMEALKQSAAG
- a CDS encoding peroxiredoxin, with amino-acid sequence MTIKVGDKLPSATLTTMTADGPAPIKTDEFFAGRKVVVFSVPGAFTPTCSAKHLPGFIEKAADIKAKGVDEIACFAVNDVFVMNAWGKSAGAEGTVTMLADGSCAFTKALGLEMDASGFGMGIRSKRFSMIAEDGKVTALNVEEPGAFQVSTAEHALTQL
- a CDS encoding M28 family metallopeptidase, with product MKKQNKSYLSGLRSCVLAATVTLLTACSANQASSPDSDKVFMPTLNTFSANRIRADITFLADDMLLGRDTGSDGYRIAANYVAAEYARLGMIPAGDGNSYFQEVPFQKAKLNHEKAKLSAMIDGAEINFTLGDDYLMGGSVGNPSGAAVGSVVFVGYGVHAPDFGYDDFNGVDLTGKVALVLSGAPASLQTEIRAHYGSSSTKAEVLKAHGAVGIITVNSLTNEKRVPYSRMKAYLDREQFDWIRPVSDDEASGISATAFISHDTAKKLFEGAAHSFDDVLVSAEDGNVTSFPLKARVSMVRESILSEPVYSPNVIGVIEGSDPILKNEYVVLSAHLDHIGISANAKGEDKINNGALDNAAGVSVMMEVARAYIHSGMKPKRSILFAAVTGEEKGLLGAEYFAHFPTVPKANIVADVNLDMPVLLYDFSDVVAFGADRSSLGPITEKAVQSIGLVLSPDPMPQEGVFTRSDHYRFVQQGIPSVFLVTGFNKGFDNKNGGEVFMDFLHKTYHSPADEVSLPIDYQAAAKFAYVNWLISNAIANEAERPTWNKGDFFGDTFSK
- a CDS encoding NfeD family protein, encoding MENFISWAIENAHWLWWAAGILLLTGEMVIPGVYLLWLGLAASCTGVVAWLMPGLAFEGHGLVFAALSVVSIYVGHKYFYGAGQTVPDKELNTEGKRHIGKIYEVVEPIKNGSGHVQVADSRWLAEGPDVAKGARVKVISVEGTVLVVEPVADK
- a CDS encoding PAS domain-containing protein gives rise to the protein MLSSEICQFLTYWQSLGGGSKVPARSMLDLRQLTQILPWMYILEMSPDGAIRYRLAGSAIEAAVGCGMAGKIYSDVFSERVHAKVIEELFAVSLVQGCGVLRTGKFSLDNSSLYNLETLTLPFSDARAMGGIILVGVMCPFEYDNDAFVDKWGALNESIEQVYIVPSPRIVTYSNLTKRVSDGLDAINVQLRIVNLKKILEINSLGTHRDYTDVPSHSVEYFAGKTEYIVN
- a CDS encoding YqgE/AlgH family protein, translating into MTSSTYLDGNLLLAMPGMNDPRFDRSVIYVCSHDSSGAMGLVINKVHDSLNFDALLRHLEIEANAPDHEVLIHTGGPVEPGRGFVLHSADFVQDSTLVISETLALTATVDILKAIADGRGPLHCLVALGYAGWGAGQLEHEIQANVWLTAEAEEEIIFYTELEQKWPRTMAMLGIDISMLSSDAGHA
- a CDS encoding protein-disulfide reductase DsbD domain-containing protein encodes the protein MKAFSKIIVLLVCVSNAAFGAESQWQDHEGIVQTRIITATDSLSDKGQVLMGWEARLASGWKTYWRSPGEAGLPVRVFVDGNEQEILYPYPERFDLFGLETYGYSDRVLLPFRISKMVSSGTVIQADFMVCKEVCIPFKSTYQLENQDAGDHDIILKNWLQKVPVQENSDQTGLIIDSVKVMGPVGRQKLVVDLTGQKQLTSADILVEAGESFHFGKPAVRLLENGTKARLVLGGMSASGAPDLRGQVLRLTATDGHGVTIDKTIGPLSK
- a CDS encoding SPFH domain-containing protein, which encodes MLEMGSIIVGLITFLAIIFVFSAVVTVRQGHKYTVERFGRYTHTLTPGFHFILPFVDRVGHRVNIMEQVLDIPTQEVITKDNAMVAADGVVFFQVLDASQASYEVSNLTLAILNLTMTNLRTVMGSMDLDELLSKRDEINARLMNVVDGATQPWGVKITRIEIKDIEPPRDIVDAMARQMKAERNKRAAILEAEGLREAEIMRAEGEKKAAVLSAEGRKEAAFRDAEAREREAEAEAKATEMVSKAIADGNPQAINYFIAQKYVEALQGFATSPNEKLVFMPMEASSVIGSIGGIAELFKDVKGNTGTAKTTSKRSSGVPSTE